The Deinococcus sp. KNUC1210 nucleotide sequence CACCGCCCGCTGACTGATGCCGCGCTCGTCGATGGCGACGCCGTAGTCGCGGGCAACCTTCAGATTCATGTCGGCCAGCAGCGGCACCTCGATGCCGTATTCGGCGGCCCAGGCCTTGTGCGCCCAGACGCTGTCGCGGTTGACGCCCAGCACCACCGCGCCCGCATCGCCAAAATCATCCTGACGGCCCGAGTATTCGGGAAGCTGCATGCTGCACACCGGCGAGAAATCGAGCGGATAGAACACCAACACCACCGCCTTCTGTCCCCGGTAGCTGCTGAGCGTCACCGGATCTCCGGCAGAGGAAGGCAGGGTAAACTCTGGGGCGGGCTGTCCGAGCAGGCTCATGGCTTCAGAATAGCGCGTGGCTTTCCGGGGCTGTTCTCGTCTCGGCCTCCTGGTCTTCCCGGCACTCTAACAGGCGAGCCGCCGACACGGGCGCTATCCTGAACGCTCCATGATGCTGCGACTTGTCCGCTTT carries:
- a CDS encoding peroxiredoxin produces the protein MSLLGQPAPEFTLPSSAGDPVTLSSYRGQKAVVLVFYPLDFSPVCSMQLPEYSGRQDDFGDAGAVVLGVNRDSVWAHKAWAAEYGIEVPLLADMNLKVARDYGVAIDERGISQRAVFVIDTSGVVRFEYVEAKTGDYTLRPEQVLATVKGL